The genomic stretch GAAGAATGTCGTGACGGTCCACGAGTGACTGCAGGCTGGACACGAGTCTAGACATCTCGATGTCGCCTTGGAACCTGAGCGCAAAGTGATAGACGAAGCACTTCTCCGGCCCTATCCCAAGCTCTATCGCTCGGCTTTGAGAATCAGTGGTTGGCAGGATCGTTTCCACCTGGTCGGCCGTGAGCTTCAAGTATCTTAAAACAATTTCAGCATTCAAATTTCGATCCTCGATCACACGCTCAGCACCTTGAATTGATACAATCGGCTCATTGACGGGTGGAGTCAAGTCGAGAGCCTCTGCAAGCGTAGCCAAGTTCTCGGAGCGGACCACGTCGGCGGGAGAAGCAGCCAAGCCATGTTTGCGTAGCTCCTGGCTAAGTTGAATCGCAGCTAACGAATCTCCACCTAGAACAGTAAAGACAGAGTTTCCATGGATCCTTTGTCTCGGTACTCTGAGTATTGTACTGATGGCCTCTCCAAGCTTCAGCTCAGTGTCGCTGGTCAATGCTCTAACCCTTCTATCAGActtggtggtggagaagacggcgagCTCAATGGCTGTATACTTTGAACACCATTTTCGAAGTTGTTGCCGATCAAGCTTACCGGTGGCAGTCCGTGGCAATCGAGTGAGCGGTACCAGATACGCAGGACGCATGAAGTCTGGAAGAGCATTGGTCCACGCCGGTGCAAGTTTCTCCCGCAGATGGTCTAGCTGCTTCTCCTGACAACTCGACAGCTCGAGATTCTCTGAAAGCAGGATCGCAGGAAGGTTGTCGATGGAAGCGGATGCGGCGACAAAGACGGCAATCGATGGTCGATCTTGGCTTTGGGGAAGGATGAGCTCTGCGACAAGAGGCGTCGGTCGGCCGAGTGCATCTATAGTGATAGCCTCAATCTCACCAAGCTCAATCCTCTGGCCCCTGAGTTTGATTTGAAGTGGATCAGTCCGGCCATGGACTTCAAGGGTGCCGTCGGTGGCTATTCTACCCAAGTCTCCTGATCGGAAGAATCTGGTGGCGCTCGGTCTTTTCAGTTCCAGACCTGGGTACCACAGGGGAGCGGGCGGAAACGATTTTGCGGTTGCTTCTTCGTTGTTTAAATACTCGGAAGCCAAAGCGTACGCTTCCACCACGACCTCTCCCAGAGAGCCAGGCGGCACCAGACGGTCATAGTTCAAAGCATCGACTATCCAGTATTGATGCGCCGCGCCTGGTCCAACAGACTGACTCGCCACAGAAGTGCTGAAAGGACAGCAAGTGGCAACTGTGTTTGTCTCTGTAGACCCATAGCCGTTGCAGTTGTTGTGGAGAGCTGCCCATTTCCGTGCAGTGTGCGCAGGTAAGGGCTCGGCACCCATGAGTAACGTTTGCCGGGGTTTGAAGTCCTTTGGGTCCTGGATagccgccgaagacgaagatatTATAAGCATGTTGCTGTGATGATGGCGTACGCAGCCGGATAAGTCTTTAACTCGCTCTTCCTGCTTGGAAATGCATAGACAGCCTCCTTGCAGAATAGTGAAGAGCAGTTCCGGCACAGCTCCTGCGAAAATGAGCGGCGCGTTCTGAAGGGTTCGGGTCTGATCAGAAAATCCGAGAAGCTCTGCTTGATGTAGGGCGCCAGAACAAAAGGCATAGTGGGTGTGAACGACCGCCTTGGGTTCTCCTGTGCTCCCCGATGTGAAGATCACATACGCAGGGGAACCTATGTCGATTGCAGTCGGCAGCTCTGCGAAACTGGTCTCCTGCGATGAACTCCGATGTACGATTTCGTCGATGATCAGCACCCGCGTCCCAATATCGCGTATTTGGGCGCGGAAGCTGTCCTGGCTCAAAACAAAAGAGGCTTTCACTCGTTTTGTGAGTGTCTGCAGGCGATTGATGGGGTGACTCGGGTCCAAGAAGACGTAGGCCGCGCCGGTCTTCCATACCGCCAGTATCGACACCAACGCCCACTTCGAGAACTCCAAGACGATGGGAACCACAGTAAGTGGCCGGACGCCTTCCGAAACAAGAGATTCTGCAAGTCTGGTAGACTCTTGTTCGAGCTCCAAGTAAGTCAACCAGCCATCCCAAGCTTCAATCGCCGTTTTGTGAGGCCATAGCTCCACTGAATGTCGAAACATTGTGACTGCGTCCGTGCTAGTTGGTTCTGGAATGGCGTGTAAGGCATACTGGAGAAGCCACCGAACATCGTCTTCGCAAATGGTCTCAATCTGCGATATTTTAGTCTGTGCTGAGTGGCATAGCTGCGAATAGATGTTATTGAACGTCTGGTCGAAAGTGCTGGCGTGGCTCCCGGAGAACTCGGCTTCAACGTCCCAGTGTCCGGATTTGGCAGTAATCTTGAGGCGATCACTCATGTCTCCATCGGGCGGGTTGGGTATTTGGCCGGGCGTTGGTGGTAGCGACAACTCCCTGCGAATGAGCTGCAGAATCGCGGCTATATCTCCGTGctcgaagagctcgaggcAGAGATCGAACTGTCGAAAATTGGCTCCATCACTGACACGAGCTGAAAATGACGCCTCTGTGCTCATTCGCTGCCGACTTTGTAGCAGGGCAAAAGTTAGGACAATGCTGTGAATCTGCTCAGCAGCTGGCAGCTTGTTGGCCGCGACACTGGCTTTCCGCATGCTGTCGACGCAAGATTGCGCTGCTTCGTTTTGCTGTCGGTGTTTCTATCATGCTTATTGATACAGGATGATGCATGGTCAACGTGGGCGGGCCTACTGAAGTCAAATACGTACTGTCGATCGTCCACCCAGACGTATACAGCGTGGCGCGGAAGTGTGGTCTTACCTATACACTTACCTTTGCCCAGCCCTCTATCGCAGACCCGATCGACTGAAAGTCGATTCAATGGCACAACAGTGACGCTCCTGAAACCCTGAATCGATTGGGTATCTGATTGCGTACCGGAAAGGACCTCCGGCACGAAAGATGGAAGCTTAGGTACCTTTAGTTCTGCTGTTGCCAGGATCACATGATCATAGTCACATGATTTCGGGATCGGACTGTATAACGGACCAGTATTTATCCGGAAGCTCGAAGTCTGTCGGATCCGAAGCCAGCGGAACGTCTCCGCCCTCTTCGCGAATTGAAGCTCGACCAAGCCAACACCTCCTGCCAATGCCATACACGTCTACCAGATAGCGTGAAGCGAGCATTGATGCGCGCGATGTTTCCGGATCTCACGGCCAGATCGTCTGTCCTTCCCAGCATGCGCCAGCGTGGGCCGGGGGGAGGATGGCTCGCGATCTGGGTACTTTCGGGTCAAGCATCTGGGCTCAGATCTGACTTCCCATGAGCTACTGCCGAACCACCTTACGCGCTGCCCGCCGACGTGACTCTTTGTAGGACTTGTATGCGATTTCCCTTGTCCAGTCGCGGCTTGCTCTCTGTTCTCCATACATCCTTCTTGAAGCACTGACAACATCATGGTTTCCTCCACCACATTGTTCCTGCGGACAGCAAGCAACCTGAGCAGAACATCACCCAAGGCACGATCCAGCAATACCATGACTGTCGCCAATGACTAACATGCTACCCAGTCGCGATACCTCGCACGAACATTCGCATCCTCGAGCCGCCGATATGAGATCAATAAAGTCGTTCCTTCCGCGTCCGAAGCGATCAAGGACATGAAAAGCAATTCTACACTCCTCTGCGGTGGATTCGGACTCTGCGGTGTCCCAGATACCCTCATCAATGCCGTGGAAAGCAGATCAGACATCACGGGCCTCACAGCAGTCTCCAACAATGCCGGTGTACCGGGCTCAGGACTTGGAAAACTGCTGGAGTCGAAGCAGATCAAGAAGATGATTGCGAGCTATGTGGGAGAAAACAAGGTGTTCGAGAAGATGTACCTCAATGGATCGATTGAGCTCGAGCTGTCGCCGCAAGGAACGCTGGCTGAAAGATGCGCGGCGGGTGGAAAGGGTATACCTGCGTTCTACACACCGGCGGCATTTGGAACGGTTGTGCAGACCGGCGAGCTTCCTCTTAAGCACAATAGTGATGGTTCTGTGGCGCAGTACTCGACGCCGAAGGATGTCAAGGTGTTTGATGGCAAGAGCTATGTCATGGAGGAGTCGATCAAGGGCGACTACGCATTTGTTAAAGCATGGAAGGCGGATCGACTGGGCAATGTCATGTTCCGATTCGCAGCGCACAACTTCAACGGAGCAATGGCCAGGAACGCGAAGAACACCATTGTTGAGGCAGAGCACATCGTCGAGCCGGGTGAGATCGATCCGGCGGCTGTGCACGTTCCCGGAATCTATGTATCGAAGGTCGTCCAAAGCACGACGGAGAAGAACATCGAGAAGATCGTCAACGCAAAGAGCCCAGAAGAGCAAAAGGCCGGCGCGCTTGGATCAGGAGACACGGCTAGCAAACGTGAGCGTATCGTGCGGAGAGCGGCGAAGGAGTTCAAGAATGGTCAATACGCCAACCTCGGGATCGGCATGCCTATGCTTGCTCCCAGTTTCGTGGACGAGTCCGTGGAGGTACAACTCCAATCTGAGAACGGCATTCTCGGTCTTGGACCTTATCCAGCCAAGGGCAGGGAGGATCCTGATTTGATCAACGCTGGCAAAGAGACCGTCACTCTCCGCCCTGGCGCCGCTGTCTTCGGATCCGAAGAGTCATTTGGCATGATCCGCGCTGGACGCATTGACCTCACAATTCTAGGTGCCATGCAAGTCAGCGCGAAAGGAGACTTGGCCAACTGGGCGCTGCCCGGGAAGATCAAGGGCTTCGGAGGTGCGATGGATTTGGTTTCGAATCCCGATAAGACAAAAGTCGTGGTGACGATGGAGCATACCGACAAGAAGGGCGGAGCGAAGATCCTGAATCAGTGCCAGTTCCCGTTGACGGGCAAGGCGTGTGTTTCGCTGATTATTACCGAGCTGGTGAGTCCGCATCTCAGAGATTGTTGCGCTGGCTTGTGCTCTTGGGGTTGGGTCCATGCTGACGCTTTTGCAGGCTGTGTTTGAAGTCGACTTTACGAGCGGATTGACACTGATCGAGCACGCCGAGGGTGTCACGGTCGATGAGATCAAGTCGAAGACGGAGGCACCATTCAAGGTCTCCGAGAACTTGAGGGTCATGCAGCAGTAGAAAGGATTTGAGAACGATATGAGGTGTGCTCGATCATTGCTCTGTACTGTTGCAGCATGGCGCCCGGTAATGTTGAGCATATTTTGGGTCCGACGTTTCATGTTTCGCTTGCGATTTCTTCGGCCGTTGGAGACTCATCATACGACTTTGCTTGGGACATTAATCACATCGCAAAGAACGTACGACTTCTATCGACTACCCCGGCTCTCGTCTACGCTATTCGGCGCACGAGCAACGAACTCGCCAATCGTTCACTAAGGATTCAGCCAAGCGACCGCTCGCGGTGGATCCTCTTCAGACTAGTAGGGAAGTGCTATACCAGCTCCGGGCCTTCTACTGGTCTTTTGGTCGCGACGATCTCTTGAAGCCCTAAGTATGGTCGTCGAGCGCTCGGAGATTCAACAAAGAATCACAGAGTTTCATAAAGGTGAGCCTCGCTTCTCCGTTATTCTTTCGGCGAGCAAAAGACTGCCCCTACCATGATGCTCCCTTCACGCTCTTCGCTGGCTTCAACAGCGGCTTTCGTTCTTTCCATCGGACAAATCTACGCTGCACCAACAACagaggcagcagcagcatgcCGGGCTCTTTCAAAAGAATACCCCAAACAAGTCGCAAACAGCGCGCTTGAGTTGAACCTCACGCTCTCTTCGGACTACTTTCAGGCCAGGCAAGAGTACTGGTCTCAGGCCAACGCCGACATCAAGCCTGCTTGCATCTTCTTTCCGGGTTCCGCGCAGGAGGTTTCGTTTGCGGTCAAGGTTTTGAACAACTATACGAGCGTTCCTTGGACTGTCAAAGGCGGTATGTGATATTGAACGACCATGGTCGTCGGAACGTGCAGTTGTCGAACATCAATACTGATACCAACATCCAGCTGGACACAATCCGAACGTCCAATTCTCGAGCGTCCAAGATGGCATCCTCATCTCGTTGGAGGCTAACATGAAATACACTACTCTCGACCGCAGAAACATTGCTCACGTCGGCGCTGGCTGTCGATGGACCGATGTGGCCAAGGTTCTCGACATATCCAGTCGGGCAGTCGTGTCGGGACGTCTTGGTGTCGTTGGTGTGCCGGGCTTGACCATGGGAGGAGGCCTCAGCTTTCTCAGTGCTGAACGTGTAAGGTGACCTACTGCAGCGTTGTCGATCAAATGGGACTAAGTACAAGCAGGGAATGACCGCGGACAACGTCGAGAGCTATCAGGTTGTCACCGCTGCCGGTGAGATCGTCGAGGCGAGTAAGACTGAGAACTCTGATCTTTGGTATGCGATGaaaggtggtggtggtcaaTTCGGTATTGTGACCGAGTTCAGAATGGCGACGTACCCGATCGGCTTGGTCTGGGGTGGATACAAGATCTTCTCCATGGTGAGTAACGCAAACTTTGATGCTTTGGCTCCTTTGACCTAACACTCTACAGTCACAAAAAGAGAAGGTGATCAATGCGACCCACAATCTCGTCGGCAACTACTACGACACAAAGGCAGCGGTCATTGTGACCTACACTTCGACTCTCGACTCTCTGCTCGACATCTTTGTTGTTTTGTAAGTCGGTTTTAACGCCGGATCTGCCGCTGTGCTGACACGCCTGCGCAGCTTCTTCTACAACGCTCCCGACGGCCCAGGAGAGATCCTGAACGAGTTCAACTCCATACCCGCTCTTGTGGACGGCACAAAGCCACGCCAAACATACGGTCAACTCCTCGACTCCAACAGCCAGTTTTCCCTGCCCGGCCAACGCTACCTGATCCGCACCGGCACCCTCCCCAATCTGCCAGGCTCACAAGGCATCGACCTATACACCCAAGCCTTCGACAGCTACTTCGCCGCCGGCAAAAAAGCTCAACTCGAAACCATCGACAATTTCATCTTCAGCATGGCCTTCCAACCAATCCCACACCAACTCCAAGCCAACTCGGTCAACAATCCCAACGGCGTGAACCTCCTCGGCTTCAACCCTGATCACGGCGATAAAGTCATTATGGAATATGACGTGTCGTGGCTGTCAGCTCTCACGGATAAGAAGGCTGCCGCGTATCTCACCGCAGCGACGGAGCCGGCGCAGCAGTATGCGAAGAGCAAGTATGCTGGTGTCAAGCCGACGAATTACAAGAGTGGGGATTTGAACACGATCCCGTATAACCCGATTTTTATGAACGATGCGATGTATAATCAGGATCCGTTGAGGTCGTATGGAGCTGCGACGTATGACCGGCTGAAGCAGATTCAGAGGGAGAGGGATCCGAATGGGTTGTTCTCAAAGAGGGCGGGTGGGTTTAAGTTTACTTGAGAAGAGCGGATTCCTGGGAGATGACAAGCATTTGGCCAATCTACCACATTACCTGCGCGCCTATCTGGCCGGCCACATTTGCTGTCCTTCTACGTTACCCACACGCTTGATTGCACGTCAACTCAGCATCTTATCTGTACGGCTACATGGCCGTCCTGCTAAGGTAAGGTAGTTGCATGCCTCTCTGGACGGCCACTCAGCCGTTCCCTTGCGCTGTCCCCACGCTTCCTTGCACGGTAACTCGGTCTGTCCTTCTACACTACCTGTACGCTTGCATGTACGCCTATCTAGCATGGCCTGCATGCTTACCAGTACCACCACTTGACCGTCCTACTGGAAGAACCCGCACGCTTACCGCTCACCTGAATAACCACTTGGCTCATTGTTCACACTACCTGCTCGCTCATCTACACGCCAATGGCACCGTCCTGCTACCTTAGCAGCATTCTGACTTAAGCATCTTGCCAAGCTACCCGTACGCCCCTATGTCGTGCCCTCCTACGATACCTACACGGCTATGGAGCTCGCTATGCCGCCAAGGCTTTGCAGCGGGATATGAAGTCCGCCACGATTCATGTGCCGTGTTCATCGCCTATAGGCTGTAGACAACCCCAAACGAAACGCTGCCTGCATCAGCTCACAGGCCTCGAAACCTACCACGGAATATCAACATCACAGGAAAGTCATCAAGACTCCCTGCTGAGATTAAGAGCGACTGCCGTGATGAGTTTGCATCAACGTCTTCAAAACTTGTGCCGGGTTGAGACGTGAACAAGGATCGCACAGATCGAAAACGCTCGTGGGGTCCGGCATGGTGTCATTTGACATGACCTGGCGACCGGGATGGCTTGAAGTTTCACAAGTGAAAGTTCGAGATCGTGGTTGGTGGCACGAATAAGGGGCCAGATCCCATAGACTGGATTCGGGACATGCTCCAAACGCGAGTCGGTAACCTGCATGTTTCCGATGGAGTTCAGCTTAGAGAGGATGAAAAAGAGAATGAAGTCCAATTGAAGCGTCTGTGTCGCTTCAGTCTTTTTGTTCAGGCCGTGCTGAGAACAAGCCAAATGCAAGTGCGTATATAAACACAGTGtgtagaagaagtagaaaGTCGTGCTGAAGTAAAAGCAACCAGATCGACGTTGCGCACAGGCGCCGGGCAACCTCATCGAGAGGGGAAATCGTCCCATAAGTCATCCCTGATTCACTGACAGACCTTGTTCCAGACACGATCGCCGTCCAGTCCCACCTTGTCCATCTCTGCGCAGCTCAGATATCCACAAATTTTCGATCTCCAGTTCGGAGCATTGCTCATGTTCCGGACCACAGTCGCAAATTGGTCGGACTGTGCGTTCTTGACCTTCGTCGCCAACGTCTGCGCGTTTGGAACCTGTTGCTGGCTACAGGCGATTCCGCGGACTGTCTCTGGGTCGAGTTGTAAGCTGTTGAGCTTCTGCTTGAATTCTGCCTGCCCGGCCATCGAGCAGTAGGATTGCAACTCGTTCGTGTCTTTGGCTTTCGCGCACCAATTCCAAGCGAACTGCCGGCTGGCAGCCACGTTGTAGTTTTTAAGCACTTGATCGGCGGGCGGCGGAGCAAGCGACACGAAAGGCTGAGGGCTGATGGCCGCTTCAGGCCCACCGCGATCACAGGCTGCGCCAACGATTgtgt from Zymoseptoria tritici IPO323 chromosome 6, whole genome shotgun sequence encodes the following:
- the NRPS5 gene encoding NRPS5 single domain, non-ribosomal peptide synthase-like protein (single domain NRPS, unknown function); protein product: MSDRLKITAKSGHWDVEAEFSGSHASTFDQTFNNIYSQLCHSAQTKISQIETICEDDVRWLLQYALHAIPEPTSTDAVTMFRHSVELWPHKTAIEAWDGWLTYLELEQESTRLAESLVSEGVRPLTVVPIVLEFSKWALVSILAVWKTGAAYVFLDPSHPINRLQTLTKRVKASFVLSQDSFRAQIRDIGTRVLIIDEIVHRSSSQETSFAELPTAIDIGSPAYVIFTSGSTGEPKAVVHTHYAFCSGALHQAELLGFSDQTRTLQNAPLIFAGAVPELLFTILQGGCLCISKQEERVKDLSGCVRHHHSNMLIISSSSAAIQDPKDFKPRQTLLMGAEPLPAHTARKWAALHNNCNGYGSTETNTVATCCPFSTSVASQSVGPGAAHQYWIVDALNYDRLVPPGSLGEVVVEAYALASEYLNNEEATAKSFPPAPLWYPGLELKRPSATRFFRSGDLGRIATDGTLEVHGRTDPLQIKLRGQRIELGEIEAITIDALGRPTPLVAELILPQSQDRPSIAVFVAASASIDNLPAILLSENLELSSCQEKQLDHLREKLAPAWTNALPDFMRPAYLVPLTRLPRTATGKLDRQQLRKWCSKYTAIELAVFSTTKSDRRVRALTSDTELKLGEAISTILRVPRQRIHGNSVFTVLGGDSLAAIQLSQELRKHGLAASPADVVRSENLATLAEALDLTPPVNEPIVSIQGAERVIEDRNLNAEIVLRYLKLTADQVETILPTTDSQSRAIELGIGPEKCFVYHFALRFQGDIEMSRLVSSLQSLVDRHDILRTLFTRHEGRILQVILNELQCPLDSRAIEAGDLIDETVRQISTSDFQLDQVPTKFWLLSVDGLPKAVVLRLSHAQFDGISLPLLWNSLSYIYAGQTLPTAPQYSTYARAVLLPDMTPSIEYFKDLLHDCPFTDLAKRLSAVHKPQNRQLSRQITLNPAAGFTPAQLFQAAWGYVSAKYLHMRAVSFDQIVSGRQIRPIEDYDYDTSQLLGPCLNDVPVVVRFPEQQTVRQMLAQIRDQHTATARHETLGFKTILGECKPAHWPQDARMTSSVQYRGFEDRTSFPLGPAECKVEMMERNMDLEDLTVFVKPLRDVDGGPKFDVGFLFSDEVVEETQANSWFDELIGAVIAFSADDAMDEVVESLLGQI
- the TR1 gene encoding beta ketoadipate:succinyl-CoA transferase, TR1 (Putative beta ketoadipate:succinyl-CoA, part of the beta ketoadipate pathway.): MVSSTTLFLRTASNLSRTSPKSRYLARTFASSSRRYEINKVVPSASEAIKDMKSNSTLLCGGFGLCGVPDTLINAVESRSDITGLTAVSNNAGVPGSGLGKLLESKQIKKMIASYVGENKVFEKMYLNGSIELELSPQGTLAERCAAGGKGIPAFYTPAAFGTVVQTGELPLKHNSDGSVAQYSTPKDVKVFDGKSYVMEESIKGDYAFVKAWKADRLGNVMFRFAAHNFNGAMARNAKNTIVEAEHIVEPGEIDPAAVHVPGIYVSKVVQSTTEKNIEKIVNAKSPEEQKAGALGSGDTASKRERIVRRAAKEFKNGQYANLGIGMPMLAPSFVDESVEVQLQSENGILGLGPYPAKGREDPDLINAGKETVTLRPGAAVFGSEESFGMIRAGRIDLTILGAMQVSAKGDLANWALPGKIKGFGGAMDLVSNPDKTKVVVTMEHTDKKGGAKILNQCQFPLTGKACVSLIITELAVFEVDFTSGLTLIEHAEGVTVDEIKSKTEAPFKVSENLRVMQQ